One stretch of Girardinichthys multiradiatus isolate DD_20200921_A chromosome 2, DD_fGirMul_XY1, whole genome shotgun sequence DNA includes these proteins:
- the nup205 gene encoding nuclear pore complex protein Nup205, with product MALPMAVNSGASLWGPLKELWETVDGAILRRQPETVHLLDLQLKKHKPHFLSLFKNPPKSAEQREKVRKASTEGIAIQGQQGSRLLPEQLLTEAFILSDLFDIGELTALELLLAGEQQQPHFPGLTRGLVAVLLYWDGKLCVANSLRTLIQSRHGKTFTLDLSGELVALTTRFTDELMGQGLTKHILTLVSEMNVTREFERLQKERGLGNEKHRKEVSDLIKECRQALADSLFSWTCQSALTKDDTLALIVHLETVTAQVDGSLDSVSLALVMALFYCLDVSFIEQGTEDREDLLQALPLLTERQYVSAVHSRLMDSQPWKLPGLQAVCRLAWALALRALSQLPQGSALVEFTEADEALADQALLGDVFLFMKEGILGCDSFTQEEFYIRRLHSLITDFLALMPMKVKQLRNRADEDARLVHMSLQMDSELPSSLRKDLDHLMVLIGEFYSKDPFGLELGLEFWCPAESLHHTSLQGSYLGMALQRPPHKQVVLSKFVRQMGDLLPSTLYISYLCMLKGLANGPQCAHYCFSLLKTNGATHSDNIQGSSGSPVSWEHFFHSLMLYHENLRRDLPNPDSGHYRHPPLRGITQRELEGLTAFLQLLTTIITWSENARLALCEHPQWTPVVVMLGLLQCSVPPVLKAELLHSLAAFGKSPEVAASLWQSLEYTQILQTVRARGQKQAAGIEVELNEIESSCEEYPLTRAFCHLIGTLVESSVPVNLGAGLRVPGFQPYLNFLRDSVFLPFPTRAYHRPAEKWEVADSVLEVFHKLLRDYELQPSDFIQETVELQGEQVPAHKPPGHSIMFHLLNDSPMLALCLSLLEEGVRQLDTYAAFPGKKHLESAVLHCLCLLDLALQKEVMFMDLLRESQSSLLVSPLEQLFQGVSPQTRRADHIVNIASYLYHSSSNPDAAFQSAKILRRIAIYPNIQIRLVGDFTHDQAVSDKLMAGFVECLDNEEAEEGTEGEDDVDRPKKVARIQHETQIHILNLLITSLELKAPNLALYLLGYEVKKPVSSTNLQDPGVLGCPRSCLHAILSLLQRGTEKRSGPVLTQQAPHLAELCYQVIYQLCASPDTSGPTMRYLRTSQDFLFSHLQHLPFILTENQIAALSQMSWLMKTAAIELRVTSLNRQRSHTQRLVSLLLDDQPHPQHAADGESGMEDDTRSVSGFLHFETVSKVRRKLLSVLDAIDFSQDMPELLQLDFFERTQIEQVISNCEHVNEQGHTVCNVKLLHRVLVAEVNALQGMAAIGQRPLLMEEVNSILQQVVERNRVRRSLSAKRHALQSWRSLVETLLTACPADLIPADDRQLIIRDLLLDLFDKVLSEDAAGELMPIVAGAVFTLTAQLSQSVLSEQQQGVGSEASLGFASIANSALHLILRKLLDFILCTGGGYQRLRAHLYGSLLYYLQIAQKPEEPETLQTVGKAMWERLTAPEDGFAKLQRENLTIIESYGKALMEVVCRDACDGHEISRMLALAVLDRILSIDRQNQWLLYVCNSGYLRSLVESLRQDDTALQSLLTPQPPLLKPLYIYESKMALLTRVAKTGQGAVELLRCGLVAQLIECQVFDMVPDTDSHRMMRDPSGFIPSPIDRYRQILLPTLRLLQVILTSTSLSHQQGAAQVLQWLIVHADTVQSLLRCQELSIGALKELSLLTAVISKTALPGVLEMGGEINSAALMEFQGHINRFQRLCLSLLGRLAGSERERLLKQADISSSGNSAEQREEMEVAMMQVCANIMEYCQTLLLQSSSQAQFSICLFSPSGSEPAGRDGGRSDLSSSLQSIAHSRVPSLGLVLYLLKNSAADFFQFHQNHRQSLGKLQSLDQLPPEELKELCQGLVSGPGGVEKISSVQRSLLAKRRLVQFINNRAKLLALCSYVIETCLFVLWRHLEYYLLHCSPSDPKDSYVPGTSLSRPRLTDESFGGFQASGGRGIGLSRVSQQDLELLKGDMASGFGEALQRKLLEVEGLYSQVRSRYTFIQALVRRIRGLLRQPKS from the exons ATGGCGCTGCCGATGGCGGTAAATTCAG GGGCCAGTTTATGGGGGCCACTCAAAGAGCTATGGGAAACGGTAGATGGAGCCATACTAAGAAGACAGCCAGAGACCGTCCACCTTTTGGATCTGcagctgaagaaacacaaaccaCATTTTCTCTCACTTTTTAAGAATCCG cCGAAAAGTGCAGAGCAGAGGGAAAAAGTGCGCAAAGCCAGCACAGAAGGCATCGCCATCCAAGGTCAGCAAGGTTCTCGGCTCCTTCCAGAACAGCTCCTGACAGAGGCCTTCATCCTCAGTGATCTGTTTGACATTGGAGAGCTGACAGCTTTGGAGCTTCTCTTGGCCG GTGAGCAGCAGCAGCCTCATTTTCCAGGCCTGACGCGAGGCTTGGTGGCCGTGTTACTCTACTGGGATGGAAAGCTTTGTGTGGCCAACTCTCTTCGCACACTCATCCAGTCACGTCATGGCAAGACCTTCACACTGGATTTGAG TGGAGAGCTGGTGGCCTTGACTACCCGTTTTACAGATGAGCTGATGGGCCAGGGACTGACCAAACACATCCTTACCTTGGTGTCAGAGATGAATGTGACGCGGGAGTTTGAGCGGCTGCAGAAAGAGCGTGGCTTGGGAAACGAAAAGCACAGAAAGGAG GTGTCTGACCTCATCAAGGAGTGTCGACAGGCGCTGGCAGACAGCTTGTTTTCATGGACCTGTCAGTCGGCGCTGACTAAAGATGACACCTTGGCCCTGATTGTTCATCTAGAGACTGTGACAGCTCAAGTGGATGGTTCACTGGACAGCGTGAGCCTCGCTCTGGTTATGGCTCTGTTCTACTGCTTGGACGTCAGCTTTATAGAGCAAGGAACTGAAGATAGAGAAG atcttctccaggcTCTGCCATTACTAACAGAGAGGCAGTATGTTTCTGCAGTGCACAGTCGTCTGATGGACAGCCAACCATGGAAGCTTCCAGGGCTGCAGGCTGTGTGTCGGCTTGCCTGGGCTCTGGCTCTCCGAGCCCTTTCCCAACTGCCGCAGGGATCAG CCCTGGTTGAATTCACAGAAGCAGACGAGGCTCTGGCCGATCAGGCTCTGTTGGGAGACGTCTTCCTGTTCATGAAGGAGGGAATTTTGGGATGTGACAGCTTTACCCAAGAAGAGTTTTATATCCGCCGCCTTCATTCCCTCATCACAGACTTCCTGGCACTGATGCCGATGAAG GTCAAGCAACTTCGTAACCGTGCTGACGAAGATGCTCGCTTGGTCCACATGTCGCTACAGATGGACAGTGAACTTCCATCATCACTGCGGAAGGACTTGGACCATCTCATGGTGCTG ATTGGGGAGTTTTACAGTAAAGATCCATTCGGATTAGAACTGGGTCTGGAGTTCTGGTGTCCCGCAGAGTCTCTCCACCACACCTCGCTGCAGGGATCCTACCTTGGGATGGCCCTGCAAAGGCCTCCTCATAAACAG GTGGTTCTGTCAAAGTTTGTGCGTCAGATGGGAGACCTTCTGCCCTCCACCCTCTACATTTCTTATCTGTGCATGCTGAAAGGCCTTGCCAATGGTCCACAATGTGCTCACTACTGTTTCAGTCTTCTTAAGACTAATGGAGCCACACACA GTGACAACATCCAGGGATCTTCAGGCAGTCCAGTTTCCTGGGAACATTTTTTTCACTCTCTAATGCTCTACCATGAGAACCTGCGAAGAGACCTCCCCAATCCAGACTCGGGACATTACCGCCACCCACCGCTCAGGGGGATCACCCAAAGAGAGCTTGAAGGACTAACAGCCTTTTTGCAGCTTCTCACCACCATCATTACCTGG AGTGAAAATGCTCGGCTGGCATTGTGTGAACATCCACAGTGGACTCCAGTTGTAGTGATGTTGGGATTACTGCAGTGCAGCGTTCCACCTGTTCTGAAGGCGGAGCTCCTTCATTCCCTGGCAGCTTTTGGGAAGTCCCCAGAAGTTGCAGCTTCTCTCTGGCAGTCACTAGAGTACACACAG ATCCTTCAGACTGTTAGAGCCCGGGGACAGAAACAAGCAGCAGGGATTGAG GTGGAGCTAAATGAGATTGAGTCGAGCTGCGAGGAGTACCCTCTGACACGGGCCTTCTGTCACCTGATCGGCACATTGGTGGAGAGCAGCGTGCCTGTTAATTTGGGGGCAGGGTTGCGTGTTCCTGGCTTTCAGCCCTACCTGAACTTCCTGCGTGACTCTGTATTCCTCCCGTTCCCCACCAGAGCGTATCACCGTCCAGCTGAGAAG TGGGAGGTTGCTGATTCTGTCCTGGAGGTGTTCCACAAGCTGCTGCGCGATTATGAGCTGCAGCCTTCAGATTTTATCCAGGAGACAGTGGAGCTGCAGGGTGAACAGGTCCCTGCTCACAAGCCCCCTGGTCACAGCATCATGTTTCACCTGCTTAATGACTCGCCCATGCTGGCTCTCTGCCTCAGCCTGCTGGAGGAGGGTGTTCGCCAGCTGGACACATACGCAGCCTTCCCTG GTAAGAAGCACTTGGAGTCTGCAGTCCTGCACTGCCTGTGCCTTCTGGATCTGGCTTTGCAGAAGGAGGTGATGTTCATGGACCTCCTCAGGGAGAGCCAGTCGTCCCTTCTTGTGTCGCCTCTCGAGCAGCTATTCCAAGGGGTCAGTCCTCAAACCAGGAGAGCCGACCACATCGTAAATATTGCGAG CTATCTTTACCACAGCAGCTCAAACCCAGATGCTGCTTTCCAGAGTGCCAAAATCCTGCGTCGCATTGCCATTTACCCCAACATTCAGATACGTCTGGTGGGAGATTTCACACATGATCAG GCTGTGAGCGATAAGCTTATGGCTGGATTTGTGGAGTGTTTGGATAACGAGGAGGCAGAAGAAGGAACAGAAGGAGAAGATG ATGTTGATCGACCAAAGAAAGTGGCAAGAATCCAACATGAAACCCAGATCCACATCCTGAATCTGCTCATAACCTCTTTGGAACTGAAGGCGCCCAACCTGGCGCTCTACCTTCTGGGTTATGAAGTCAAGAAGCCTGTGTCTTCAACCAACCTCCAGGatccag GTGTGTTGGGATGTCCGCGTAGTTGCCTGCACGCCATCCTGAGTCTGCTGCAGAGAGGCACTGAGAAAAGATCAGGACCTGTACTCACTCAGCAGGCCCCTCACCTGGCGGAGCTCTGCTACCAG gTGATCTACCAGCTGTGTGCCTCCCCCGACACATCAGGACCCACTATGCGTTATCTGAGGACCAGTCAGGACTTCCTGTTCTCTCACTTGCAGCACCTACCCTTCATTCTAACGG AGAACCAGATTGCTGCCCTCTCCCAGATGTCGTGGCTCATGAAAACCGCTGCAATCGAGCTGAGAGTGACCTCACTGAACCGCCAGCGCTCACACACACAGCGCCTCGTTAGCCTCCTGCTGGATGATCAGCCACACCCTCAGCATGCAG CTGATGGAGAGTCAGGCATGGAAGACGATACCAGATCAGTCAGTGGTTTCCTGCATTTTGAGACGGTCTCTAAAG TACGCAGGAAGCTGCTCAGTGTGCTTGATGCTATCGACTTCAGTCAGGACATGCCTGAGCTGCTCCAGCTGGACTTCTTTGAGCGGACTCAGATCGAGCAGGTGATCTCCAACTGTGAGCATGTCAATGAACAGGGACACACCGTGTGTAACGTCAAG TTACTTCATCGAGTGCTGGTGGCTGAGGTGAATGCTCTGCAAGGAATGGCAGCAATAGGACAGAGGCCTCTGTTGATGGAA GAGGTGAACTCCATCCTGCAGCAGGTGGTGGAACGTAACCGCGTCCGCCGGAGTCTGAGTGCAAAGCGACATGCACTGCAGTCCTGGAGGAGCCTGGTGGAGACGCTGTTGACCGCCTGTCCAGCTGATCTCATACCTGCTGACGACAGACAACTCATCATCAGAGACTTGCTGCTGGATCTGTTTGATAAG GTATTATCAGAAGATGCAGCAGGAGAGTTGATGCCCATTGTTGCAGGAGCAGTCTTCACTCTGACTGCCCAGCTCAGCCAATCAGTGCTGTCTGAGCAGCAGCAGGGGGTGGGATCAGAAGCATCTTTAGGTTTTGCTTCCATCGCTAATTCAGCCCTTCACCTGATCCTCCGCAAGCTGTTGGACTTCATCCTTTGCACTG GAGGTGGATACCAGCGGCTGCGTGCTCACCTCTATGGATCTCTGCTGTATTACCTGCAAATCGCCCAGAAACCTGAGGAACCAGAGACTCTGCAGACAG TTGGAAAAGCCATGTGGGAGCGGCTCACTGCTCCCGAAGATGGATTCGCCAAACTGCAGAGAGAGAACCTCACTATCATTGAAAGCTATGGCAAAGCCCTCATGGAGGTGGTGTGTAGGGATGCGTGTGATGGCCACGAAATAAGCAGG ATGCTGGCTCTAGCGGTTCTGGACCGTATCCTGTCAATAGATCGTCAGAATCAGTGGCTGCTTTATGTGTGCAACAGCGGCTACCTGCGTTCATTGGTGGAGAGTCTGAGGCAGGACGACACCGCCCTGCAGAGCCTTCTCACACCCCAGCCACCACTCCTCAAGCCACTCTACATCTATGAAAGCAAGATG GCTCTGTTGACCCGTGTGGCTAAAACAGGGCAGGGAGCTGTGGAGCTGCTGCGCTGTGGGCTGGTGGCACAGCTCATTGAGTGTCAAGTGTTTGACATGGTTCCTGACACTGATTCTCACAG GATGATGAGGGATCCATCAGGCTTCATCCCAAGTCCAATAGACCGCTACAGGCAGATCCTTTTACCAACTCTAAGGCTTCTTCAAGTGATACTGACGTCTACGTCCCTGAGTcaccagcagggggcagcacAG gttcTCCAGTGGCTGATAGTCCACGCAGACACCGTTCAGTCGCTGCTGCGTTGTCAAGAGCTCAGTATTGGAGCTTTGAAGGAACTCTCTCTTCTTACTGCAGTCATCAGTAAAACTGCTCTTCCAG GTGTTCTTGAGATGGGTGGAGAGATCAACAGTGCTGCTCTCATGGAGTTCCAGGGTCACATCAACAGGTTTCAG CGCCTGTGTCTGTCCCTGCTGGGCCGTCTGGCAGGAAGCGAGCGGGAGAGGTTGTTAAAGCAGGCGGACATTTCTTCATCTGGAAACTCAGCTGAACAACGAGAGGAAATGGAGGTGGCCATGATGCAG GTATGCGCCAACATCATGGAGTACTGCCAGACTCTGTTGCTGCAGAGCTCTTCACAGGCTCAGTTCAGCATCTGCCTCTTCAGTCCGTCAGGCAGCGAGCCAGCTGGCAGAGATGGAGGCCGCTCAG ATCTTTCCTCCTCTCTGCAATCAATTGCTCACTCCCGAGTCCCTAGCCTGGGTCTGGTTCTGTACCTGCTGAAGAACAGTGCTGCAGATTTCTTCCAGTTCCACCAGAACCACAGACAGAGCCTGGGCAAGCTGCAGAGCCTGGACCAGCTGCCTCCAGAGGAGCTCAAGGAG CTGTGCCAGGGACTGGTGTCGGGTCCAGGAGGGGTGGAGAAAATCTCATCCGTCCAGAGGAGCTTACTAGCCAAGAGGCGACTGGTGCAGTTTATCAACAACAGAGCCAAACTCCTGGCCTTATGCTCCT ATGTTATCGAGACCTGCTTATTTGTATTGTGGCGCCATCTAGAGTACTACCTGTTGCATTGTTCTCCCAGTGACCCAAAAGACTCCTATGTGCCTGGAACCAGTTTATCCAGACCTCGCCTTACAGACG AGTCTTTTGGCGGATTTCAGGCTAGCGGCGGCCGTGGAATCGGACTATCCCGGGTCAGCCAGCAGGACCTAGAACTG CTGAAAGGTGACATGGCTTCAGGTTTCGGGGAAGCTCTGCAGCGGAAGCTCCTCGAGGTCGAAGGCTTGTACAGCCAGGTCCGCTCTCGCTACACTTTCATCCAGGCTCTGGTCCGCAGGATCCGCGGCTTGCTCCGACAGCCCAAGAGCTGA